A stretch of the Pseudorasbora parva isolate DD20220531a chromosome 13, ASM2467924v1, whole genome shotgun sequence genome encodes the following:
- the cfap276 gene encoding cilia- and flagella-associated protein 276 codes for MPQERDPFPFPRYENDYTYTRNKAIQKLAYDKPTHLAQNDEPWRRLYNTTTQASFHRNVFHYDAPAPKDSLDIHLKSTYDHHLGLFQNKNQTVTQRDTVELDNATLKNKESEESVRETNNKGTKVWVDSQKASIYSIKGSIESHHTASTNRGYSRKHDGGFYST; via the exons ATGCCACAAGAACGAGATCCGTTTCCATTCCCGCGCTATGAGAACGACTATACATACACAAGGAATAAAGCAATTCAG AAATTGGCATATGACAAGCCAACCCATCTCGCACAAAATGATGAACCCTGGAGGAGACTCTATAACACTACAACACAAGCCAGTTTTCATCGAAACGTCTTTCATTATGACGCTCCA GCACCAAAGGACAGTCTGGACATTCATCTAAAATCGACCTATGACCATCATCTAGGactatttcaaaacaaaaatcaaaccGTGACGCAGAGGGATACTGTGGAATTGGATAATGC GACACTGAAAAACAAAGAATCAGAAGAATCAGTGCGTGAGACCAACAACAAAGGAACTAAAGTGTGGGTTGACAGCCAGAAAGCGTCTATATACAGTATCAAAGGGTCAATAG agtctCATCACACCGCTTCGACAAACCGAGGTTACTCACGAAAGCATGATGGCGGATTTTATTCTACGTAG
- the zgc:195245 gene encoding protein FAM107B, whose protein sequence is MSLNAMSATSITEHKQSNTVSELYSPDTSRTMLDLSTTKKQSAVCVERTGFRHHKKELYVCHPPVSQQSTDSGDEFIQLKKVNGSPGECPSRQNLHKELLLGHKRGLLLEEKPELQRVLQQRRLDLHREQELALRPPSDLEQELRKRQQKLQEYEMEEQRRLEDERNIPEFVRVKENLRRIQLTEQN, encoded by the exons ATGAGCTTGAACGCAATGTCTGCAACAAGTATCACTGAACATAAACAGAGCAACACAGTGAGTGAACTCTACAGTCCCGACACCAGCCGCACAATGCTGGACTTGAGCACAACAAAAAAGCAGTCAGCTGTGTGTGTTGAG cggACAGGATTCAGACATCACAAAAAAG aGCTCTACGTTTGTCATCCTCCTGTGTCCCAGCAGAGCACAGACAGCGGAGATGAGTTCATTCAGCTCAAGAAAGTGAATGGCTCACCCGGCGAGTGTCCCAGTCGCCAGAATCTCCATAAAGAGCTTCTGCTTGGCCATAAGAG AGGGCTGTTGTTGGAGGAGAAACCAGAATTGCAGCGTGTTTTGCAGCAGAGGAGACTTGACCTGCACAGAGAGCAGGAACTTGCCCTCCGACCACCTTCTGACCTGGAACAGGAGCTCCGTAAGAGACAGCAGAAACTACAGGAG TATGAGATGGAGGAACAAAGACGCTTGGAGGATGAGAGAAATATTCCAGAATTTGTACGAGTGAAAGAGAATCTGCGCCGCATACAGTTGACCGAACAAAACTGA